The following coding sequences lie in one Fusarium poae strain DAOMC 252244 chromosome 1, whole genome shotgun sequence genomic window:
- the RPB2 gene encoding DNA-directed RNA polymerase II subunit RPB2 (BUSCO:1361at5125) has translation MDDSYENDSDYDYGYDEGITPEDCWTVISSFFETKGLASQQTDSFDEFTQTTVQDLVNEYANISLDQHNPPSSYGVPIALRRYEIKFGSVMVSRPSISETDGTVTSLLPYECRDRNLTYASPTYIKITKKVSVAIDKEIPLHEMDEEQQAEYKRTGEHPTKLEWETEENGGSMKTEGESDMIFVGKMPIMVKSKICHLSQHTDEELFTLNECPYDQGGYFVINGSEKVLIAQERSAANIVQVFKKAQPSPFTYTAEIRSALEKGSRLISSLMMKLFGKGDSARGGFGQTIQTSLPFVKSDLPVAIVFRALGVVSDEDILNHICYDRNDSQMLEMLRPCIEEAFCVQDREVALDFIGKRGNRDQASLGREKRVRVAKDILQKETLPHISQSEGSETRKAFFLGYMVHKLLQCALGRREPDDRDHFGKKRLDLAGPLLAKLFRGIIRRMNTELSNYLKRCVESNRNFNLNVAIKPGTLSNGLKYSLATGNWGDQKKAASSTAGVSQVLNRYTFASTLSHLRRTNTPIGRDGKLAKPRQLHNTHWGLVCPAETPEGQACGLVKNLSLMCYVSVGSPAEPLIEFMINRGMEVVEEYEPTRYPHATKVFVNGSWVGVHPDPKGLVNSVLDTRRKSYVQFEVSLVRDIRDREFKIFSDAGRVMRPVFTVQQEDDYETGINKGQLVLTKDLVNKIAQEQAEPPSDPSEKIGWEGLIRSGAVEYLDAEEEETAMICMTPEDLEIYREQKQDEINLTEEEKQAKLEAEKREQEEERNKRLKTKVNPTTHMYTHCEIHPSMILGICASIIPFPDHNQSPRNTYQSAMGKQAMGFFLTNYSRRMDTMANILYYPQKPLATTRSMEFLKFRELPAGQNAIVAIACYSGYNQEDSVIMNQSSIDRGLFRSLFFRSYSDQEKKVGLNYTEIFEKPFQQTTLRMKHGTYDKLDEDGIVAPGVRVSGEDIIIGKTAPIDQENQDLGTRTQTHQRRDISTPLRSTENGIVDQVILTVNADNVKYVKVRVRTTKIPQIGDKFASRHGQKGTIGVTYRQEDMPFSREGLTPDIIINPHAIPSRMTIAHLIECLLSKVSTLEGMEGDATPFTDVTVDSVSELLRKHGYQSRGFEVMYNGHTGRKLRAQVFFGPTYYQRLRHMVDDKIHARARGPVQIMTRQPVEGRARDGGLRFGEMERDCMIAHGAAAFLKERLFEVSDAFRVHVCEICGLMTPIANLSKQSFECRPCRNKTKIAQIHIPYAAKLLFQELQAMNIAARMFTNRSGVSIR, from the exons CGTCTTATGGAGTGCCGATCGCTCTTCGCCGATACGAGATCAAGTTCGGAAGTGTCATGGTTTCTCGCCCGTCCATCAGTGAGACAGACGGTACCGTTACTTCCCTACTACCCTACGAATGCCGCGACCGAAACTTGACCTATGCTTCACCGACTTACATCAAGATCACCAAGAAGGTCTCTGTTGCTATCGACAAGGAAATTCCTCTGCACGAGATGGACGAGGAACAGCAGGCAGAGTACAAGCGAACTGGAGAGCACCCCACAAAGCTTGAGTGGGAGACTGAGGAGAACGGCGGCAGCATGAAGACCGAAGGCGAGTCAGACATGATCTTTGTGGGCAAGATGCCCATCATGGTTAAATCCAAGATTTGTCATCTGAGCCAACATACCGACGAAGAACTGTTCACGCTTAACGAGTGTCCTTACGATCAGGGTGGTTACTTCGTAATCAACGGCAGTGAGAAGGTTCTGATCGCGCAGGAGCGTTCTGCCGCCAATATCGTCCAAGTTTTCAAGAAGGCTCAGCCCAGCCCTTTCACCTACACTGCTGAGATCCGAAGTGCCCTTGAAAAAGGTTCGCGTCTTATCTCTAGCTTAATGATGAAGCTTTTCGGCAAGGGAGACTCTGCCCGTGGTGGCTTTGGCCAGACTATCCAGACTTCACTCCCATTCGTCAAGTCAGATCTTCCCGTTGCCATCGTCTTCCGAGCTTTGGGTGTCGTATCTGATGAGGATATTCTCAACCACATTTGCTACGATCGAAACGATAGTCAGATGCTGGAAATGCTTCGTCCATGTATCGAGGAAGCTTTCTGTGTTCAGGACAGAGAAGTTGCTCTCGATTTCATCGGTAAGCGTGGAAACAGAGACCAGGCCAGTCTTGGTCGCGAGAAGCGTGTCCGTGTTGCAAAGGACATTCTTCAGAAGGAGACTCTACCCCATATTTCTCAGTCGGAGGGTAGCGAGACCCGTAAGGCGTTCTTCCTGGGCTATATGGTGCACAAGCTTCTTCAGTGTGCTCTCGGCCGTCGTGAGCCGGATGATCGTGATCACTTTGGAAAGAAGCGACTCGATCTTGCTGGTCCCCTACTGGCAAAGCTCTTCCGTGGCATCATAAGGAGAATGAACACTGAGCTCTCCAACTACCTCAAGCGCTGCGTTGAGAGCAACAGAAACTTCAACTTGAATGTTGCCATTAAGCCAGGAACCCTGTCCAACGGTCTCAAGTACTCACTGGCTACTGGTAACTGGGGAGATCAGAAGAAGGCTGCAAGCTCCACAGCTGGTGTTTCCCAAGTGTTGAACAGATATACATTTGCCTCGACACTCTCGCATTTGCGACGTACCAACACGCCCATTGGACGTGACGGTAAGCTCGCGAAACCTCGCCAGCTGCACAATACTCACTGGGGCTTGGTGTGCCCTGCCGAGACGCCTGAAGGTCAGGCTTGTGGTCTGGTCAAGAACTTGTCGCTGATGTGCTATGTGAGCGTGGGCTCACCAGCTGAGCCTCTGATCGAATTCATGATCAACCGAGGTATGGAAGTCGTTGAAGAGTACGAACCAACAAGATACCCTCACGCAACCAAGGTTTTCGTCAACGGTAGCTGGGTCGGTGTCCACCCTGATCCCAAGGGACTGGTGAACAGCGTCTTGGATACGCGACGAAAGTCTTATGTCCAGTTTGAAGTCTCTCTTGTTCGGGATATTCGAGACCGTGAATTCAAAATCTTCTCTGACGCAGGCCGTGTCATGAGGCCAGTCTTCACCGTGCAACAAGAGGATGACTACGAAACTGGCATCAACAAGGGACAGCTAGTATTGACAAAAGACCTTGTCAACAAGATTGCGCAGGAGCAAGCAGAGCCACCTTCTGATCCATCAGAGAAGATTGGTTGGGAGGGACTTATTCGCTCCGGAGCTGTCGAGTATCTTGAtgcagaggaagaggaaaccGCTATGATTTGCATGACGCCTGAAGATCTCGAAATCTATCGTGAACAGAAGCAGGACGAGATCAATCttacagaagaagagaagcaggCCAAGCTAGAGGCAGAGAAGAGGGAACAGGAGGAAGAACGCAACAAGCGTTTGAAGACAAAGGTCAACCCCACAACTCACATGTACACACATTGTGAGATTCATCCTAGTATGATCCTGGGTATTTGTGCCAGCATCATTCCTTTCCCCGATCACAACCAG TCTCCTCGTAACACATACCAATCTGCCATGGGTAAACAAGCCATGGGTTTCTTCTTGACAAATTACTCTCGACGTATGGATACCATGGCCAACATTCTATACTACCCCCAAAAGCCTCTCGCTACTACACGATCCATGGAGTTCCTCAAGTTCCGTGAACTGCCAGCCGGTCAAAACGCCATCGTTGCAATTGCTTGTTATTCAGGATACAACCAGGAAGATTCCGTCATTATGAACCAGAGTAGTATTGATCGAGGTCTGTTCCGCAGTCTGTTCTTCCGATCATACTCGGAccaggagaagaaggtcgGTCTGAACTACACAGAAATCTTCGAGAAGCCCTTCCAACAAACAACACTTCGAATGAAGCACGGAACATATGACAAGCTTGATGAGGATGGTATTGTGGCCCCTGGTGTGCGAGTGTCAGGTGAAGATATCATCATTGGCAAGACTGCCCCTATCGACCAGGAGAACCAGGACCTGGGAACCAGGACGCAGACACATCAGCGTCGTGATATTTCGACACCTCTGCGAAGCACGGAGAACGGTATTGTCGATCAAGTCATTTTGACAGTCAACGCCGACAACGTCAAATATGTCAAGGTTCGCGTACGAACAACCAAGATCCCCCAGATTGGTGACAAGTTTGCTTCTCGTCACGGTCAAAAGGGTACAATCGGTGTTACTTATCGACAGGAGGATATGCCCTTCAGCAGAGAAGGTTTGACACCAGATATTATCATCAACCCTCACGCCATTCCGTCTCGTATGACAATTGCCCATTTGATCGAGTGTCTTTTGAGTAAGGTCTCAACACTGGAGGGTATGGAGGGTGACGCAACGCCATTCACTGATGTCACCGTCGACTCCGTGTCCGAGCTTTTGAGAAAACACGGTTACCAATCTCGAGGTTTTGAGGTCATGTACAATGGCCATACCGGACGCAAGCTCCGCGCTCAAGTCTTCTTCGGACCTACATACTACCAGCGTCTTCGTCACATGGTGGACGACAAGATTCACGCTCGTGCTCGTGGTCCCGTTCAGATTATGACCCGACAGCCCGTCGAAGGTCGTGCTCGAGATGGTGGTCTGCGATTCGGAGAGATGGAACGTGATTGTATGATTGCCCACGGTGCTGCTGCCTTCTTGAAGGAGCGTCTGTTTGAGGTGTCGGATGCTTTCCGAGTCCACGTTTGCGAAATTTGCGGACTTATGACACCAATTGC CAACCTTTCCAAACAGTCGTTCGAATGCCGACCTTGCAGGAACAAGACCAAGATTGCTCAGATTCATATTCCATACGCCGCTAAGCTGCTCTTCCAGGAGTTGCAGGCCATGAACATTGCCGCCAGAATGTTCACCAACCGATCCGGAGTTTCAATCCGTTAA
- a CDS encoding hypothetical protein (SECRETED:SignalP(1-22)), translating into MSQASKLTLLGTSLLTAGTVIAVHYQQKFEKAAMHEGVVRDMEQQRVKRERQLDFDLQKQLEAEYKREQTVHDSIAAAEKSIPDR; encoded by the exons ATGTCTCAAGCATCTAAGCTGACCTTACTGGGGACGTCGCTACTCACAGCCGGCACAGTCATTGCTGTACACTACCAACAAAAATTCGAGAAGGCG GCCATGCACGAAGGCGTTGTCCGCGATATGGAACAGCAGCGAGTAAAGCGAGAACGACAATTAGACTTCGATCTGCAGAAGCAATTGGAGGCAGAGTACAAGCGCGAACAAACAGTCCACGACTCGATAGCAGCAGCCGAGAAAAGCATTCCGGATCGATAA
- a CDS encoding hypothetical protein (BUSCO:59647at5125) has translation MSAQNSAGIKQLLDAEQDASKIVQKAREYRTKRVREARDEAKQEIADYKAQKEEEYKKFEAEHSKGNEQAEAEANKDAETQIKGIQEAGKKGQAGVIKNLLSAVFDVNPVPPTNTKS, from the exons ATG TCTGCCCAGAACTCGGCCGGCATCAAACAGCTCCTCGAC GCTGAGCAAGATGCTTCCAAGATTGTTCAGAAGG CCCGAGAGT ACCGCACCAAGCGCGTCAGGGAAGCTCGCGATGAAGCCAAGCAAGAGATAGCCGACTACAAGGCccagaaggaggaggagtacAAGAAGTTCGAGGCCGAG CACAGCAAGGGTAACGAGCAGGCCGAAGCCGAAGCCAACAAGGACGCTGAGACTCAAATCAAGGGTATCCAGGAGGCTGGTAAGAAGGGCCAAGCTGGGGTTATCAAGAATCTCCTCAGCGCTGTTTTCGACGTCAACCCTGTTCCTCCCACCAACACCAAGTCCTGA
- a CDS encoding hypothetical protein (BUSCO:27056at5125) translates to MASVDEIFKSSGISSKRRLDPIRDPNEIYKSAKLNNSGSNRHAQVDDAQDEDEDMEAGPAPPPDEEDFGPDLPPDDDEGRFFGGGITKQESEILDYVDEADAGNAPEKIDAAWLRKTALNFEKRINKNAELRAKFEDEPQKFIGSEADLDADVKGLSLLSEHPELYPEFVKTGCVASLVSLLAHENTDIAIDAIEIMGELTDEDVSAEDEQWNGLVDAMMDADLLGLLVSNFSRLNEDDESDRSGIYHALGVIENLCSRQSVAERVGEDEKLLQWLLQRIQRKEDIVSQNKQYAAEILAILSQIAVANRTQLIRLDAVDLLLQLVAPYRRRDPDKGGEEEEYMENIFASLTCLADEGTGKSKFIDAEGVELCLIMLKEGKKSKPPSLRLLNHAAGGNSGVEVCQKIVEAGGLKTLFTLFMKTQDHRLAEHLVEIFASMLRLLPANSAERIRTLAKFVEKDYEKITKLIKFRRDYVARLSLAEQQNDAEKAVTPANDRETAELEWLSRRIDAGLFTLQTIDTVLAWLVAEDTGASRKVKQVLAERDEKVSLIGRTLKEQLDGLDTTEENQDLRDMLSTLVEFVQ, encoded by the exons ATGGCGAGTGTTGACGAAATCTTCAAG AGCTCCGGCATCTCAAGCAAGCGTAGGCTTGATCCTATTAGAGATCCAA ATGAAATTTACAAATCAGCAAAATTGAACAACAGTGGCTCAAATCGACACGCCCAGGTCGACGATGCgcaagacgaagacgaagacatgGAAGCTGGCCCAGCACCTCCTCCCGACGAGGAAGATTTCGGACCCGATTTGCCTCCCGATGATGACGAAGGCCGCTTCTTTGGCGGAGGTATCACGAAACAAGAATCAGAGATCCTCGACTACGTAGACGAAGCCGACGCTGGAAATGCGCCCGAAAAGATCGATGCAGCATGGTTGCGAAAAACAGCTCTCAACTTCGAGAAGCGCATCAACAAGAACGCTGAGCTTCGCGCCAAATTCGAAGACGAGCCGCAAAAATTTATTGGTAGCGAAGCTGATCTTGATGCCGATGTCAAGGGATTGTCTCTCCTTTCCGAACACCCTGAACTATACCCAGAATTTGTCAAGACGGGATGTGTCGCGAGTCTAGTCAGTCTATTGGCGCACGAGAACACCGACATTGCCATTGATGCCATCGAGATCATGGGCGAGTTGACCGACGAAGACGTCTCCGCAGAGGATGAACAGTGGAATGGGTTGGTTGACGCCATGATGGATGCAGATCTTCTTGGACTGTTGGTCTCCAATTTCTCTCGTCTgaatgaagatgacgaaTCAGATCGCAGTGGTATCTACCATGCTTTAGGAGTGATTGAGAACTTGTGTTCTCGGCAATCCGTTGCTGAGCGTGTCGGTGAGGATGAAAAGCTCTTACAATGGCTTCTGCAGCGCATTCAACGAAAGGAGGATATCGTATCGCAAAATAAGCAATATGCTGCGGAAATTCTAGCTATTCTCTCCCAGATAGCCGTCGCCAATCGAACTCAACTGATACGCCTCGACGCCGTGGAtctccttctccaactggTGGCCCCTTACCGACGACGTGACCCGGATAAGGGcggcgaagaagaggagtACATGGAAAACATATTTGCCTCTCTAACATGTTTGGCAGACGAGGGTACCGGAAAATCAAAGTTCATCGATGCCGAGGGTGTAGAACTGTGCCTTATCATGCTTAAGGAGGGAAAGAAGAGCAAACCACCTTCTTTACGTCTCCTCAACCACGCAGCGGGCGGCAATTCTGGTGTGGAAGTCTGTCAGAAGATCGTCGAGGCTGGGGGTCTCAAAACACTCTTCACTCTCTTCATGAAAACCCAGGACCATAGACTAGCAGAGCATTTGGTGGAAATCTTCGCTTCCATGTTGCGGCTCTTGCCAGCCAACTCAGCAGAAAGGATAAGGACACTAGCAAAGTTTGTGGAGAAGGACTATGAGAAGATAACGAAACTGATCAAGTTCCGACGGGACTACGTTGCCCGGCTTTCATTGGCAGAGCAGCAAAATGACGCTGAAAAGGCCGTCACTCCAGCAAACGATCGAGAAACCGCCGAGTTGGAATGGCTATCCCGTAGAATCGATGCTGGCCTATTCACACTACAGACTATCGACACGGTCCTGGCTTGGTTGGTAGCAGAAGACACGGGCGCGTCACGCAAGGTCAAGCAGGTCCTCGCCGAGCGGGACGAAAAGGTGTCACTAATCGGGCGTACATTAAAGGAGCAGCTGGATGGTCTAGACACGACAGAGGAGAACCAGGATCTGAGGGACATGTTGAGCACTCTAGTCGAGTTTGTTCAGTAA